The following are from one region of the Stanieria cyanosphaera PCC 7437 genome:
- a CDS encoding DEAD/DEAH box helicase, protein MNVISQNSELNLHKLFPFELDDFQKDAIAALDRGKSVVVCAPTGSGKTLVGEYAIYLALSQGKRIFYTTPLKALSNQKFRDFLGQFGAENEKLVGLITGDILINPNAQVVVMTTEIFRNMLYETPIGEVGTSLENVAAVVLDECHYLSDRGRGTVWEESIIYCPTQIQLVALSATIGNAEEFTDWINRVRSDTAIKTKEPVISCELVNSDFRPVPLRFYFSNRKGLFPLLNAQQTKLNPKLKASEKTSREKGGNSRRSKNRECPSIIQTIQQLQAKDMLPAIYIIFSRRGCDQAVNNLDNLNLVTPEEAQQIEAILLQFILSENLELQQILLQTLEQSNPHLKSLLWGYLAANPNAANDLWNYFANHPNEKYLLFQLLAQLSQVLRIEQIEPLTRGIASHHAGLLPVWKELVERLFELGLVKIVFATATLAAGINMPARTTVISALSKRTDDGHSMLTPSEFLQIAGRAGRRGKDEVGYVVTTQTPFEGAKEAAYLATSQAEPLRSWFTPSYGMVLNLLQKHTITEIKELLERSFAEYLARKRLAPEQQAIAIYTTELTKLDVELAPIPIGQFTSYEKIRDRLKEEHRLLDILQQQAEAVRKNAIKPLIPDIQPGRIVGLKGKHVRVSSPLAAVVITKIPGCGQADNLVCLGIDNYWYIAANADITEINEGFLAPEIIKEIPLPSLENPRLGKGQPGNPQTLAVCKQIEHNLIPAIAPAEVIEQQQKIDQLQTQLDNHPLQQWDNPGQMVKRHKQRIELREKLHRTQIQYQKHKSNQSYYWDEFLSLIKVLQEFQALEEYTPTALGQAAATIRGDNELWLALAFLSGELEVLEPPQLAAAVCALITETPRGDVWCDFPPPPEVLEALGIKKRQDANKSAKTSILREIRPHLFQVQHRYGVGLPIWREYELIGLAQQWVLGIEWNELCDSTNLDEGDIVRMLRRTLDVLWQIPQMPHASSTLVNNAQEGIAMMKRFPI, encoded by the coding sequence GTGAACGTAATTTCTCAAAATTCTGAGTTGAATCTCCACAAATTATTTCCGTTTGAACTTGATGATTTCCAAAAAGACGCGATCGCAGCTTTAGATCGAGGTAAATCAGTAGTTGTCTGCGCCCCGACAGGTTCGGGCAAGACTTTGGTGGGAGAATACGCTATTTATCTTGCTTTGAGTCAAGGCAAGAGGATTTTTTATACTACACCTTTAAAAGCTCTATCTAACCAAAAATTTCGTGATTTTTTAGGTCAATTTGGCGCAGAAAATGAAAAGCTAGTTGGATTAATTACTGGAGATATTTTAATTAATCCTAATGCTCAAGTAGTAGTGATGACCACGGAAATCTTTCGTAATATGTTGTATGAAACTCCGATTGGGGAAGTAGGAACTTCTTTAGAGAATGTTGCAGCAGTAGTATTAGATGAATGTCATTATTTGAGCGATCGCGGAAGAGGTACTGTTTGGGAAGAATCAATTATTTATTGTCCTACTCAGATTCAGTTAGTTGCCCTTTCTGCAACAATTGGTAATGCTGAAGAATTTACTGATTGGATTAATCGAGTTAGAAGCGACACAGCTATTAAAACTAAAGAACCAGTAATTAGTTGCGAGTTAGTTAATTCTGATTTTCGTCCTGTTCCCCTACGATTTTATTTTAGTAACAGAAAAGGATTATTTCCTTTACTAAATGCCCAACAAACTAAACTCAATCCTAAATTAAAAGCTAGCGAAAAAACTTCTCGCGAAAAAGGTGGTAATTCTCGACGTTCAAAAAATAGAGAATGTCCTAGTATTATCCAGACAATTCAACAGCTACAAGCTAAAGATATGCTGCCAGCGATCTACATCATCTTTAGTCGGCGCGGATGCGATCAGGCAGTTAATAATCTAGATAATCTCAATTTGGTTACTCCCGAAGAAGCTCAACAAATCGAAGCAATTTTGTTACAGTTTATTCTTAGTGAAAATCTAGAACTACAACAAATTTTATTACAGACTTTAGAACAAAGTAATCCTCATCTCAAATCTTTACTTTGGGGCTATTTGGCAGCTAATCCCAATGCAGCAAACGACTTATGGAATTATTTTGCTAACCATCCCAACGAAAAATACTTATTGTTTCAATTACTTGCCCAACTATCCCAAGTTCTTAGAATCGAACAAATCGAACCTTTAACCAGAGGGATTGCTTCTCACCATGCAGGTTTATTACCAGTTTGGAAAGAATTAGTCGAACGTTTATTTGAATTAGGTTTAGTCAAGATCGTTTTTGCCACTGCTACTTTAGCAGCAGGAATCAATATGCCTGCTAGAACTACCGTTATTTCTGCCTTATCCAAACGCACTGATGACGGACATAGTATGTTGACTCCTTCCGAATTTTTACAAATTGCAGGCAGGGCAGGCAGAAGAGGCAAAGATGAAGTTGGTTATGTTGTTACAACCCAAACTCCCTTTGAAGGCGCGAAAGAAGCTGCTTATCTAGCTACTTCTCAAGCAGAACCCCTCAGAAGCTGGTTTACTCCTTCCTATGGAATGGTACTAAATTTACTGCAAAAACATACCATAACTGAAATCAAAGAACTGTTAGAAAGAAGTTTTGCCGAATATCTGGCGCGTAAAAGATTAGCCCCCGAGCAACAAGCGATCGCTATTTACACTACTGAATTAACTAAACTCGATGTTGAACTTGCACCAATTCCGATTGGACAATTTACCAGTTATGAAAAAATACGCGATCGCCTTAAAGAAGAACATCGACTGCTAGACATTCTTCAGCAACAAGCAGAAGCGGTTAGAAAGAACGCAATTAAACCTTTGATCCCAGATATTCAACCAGGTCGAATCGTTGGTTTAAAGGGCAAACACGTGCGAGTCTCATCACCTTTAGCAGCAGTAGTAATTACTAAAATTCCAGGTTGCGGTCAAGCAGATAATTTAGTTTGCTTAGGAATTGATAACTATTGGTATATCGCAGCTAATGCTGATATCACTGAAATTAATGAAGGTTTTCTTGCTCCAGAAATAATCAAAGAAATTCCCTTACCTTCCTTAGAAAATCCACGTTTGGGTAAAGGACAACCAGGTAATCCTCAGACTCTAGCAGTTTGTAAACAAATCGAACATAACTTAATTCCTGCGATCGCGCCTGCTGAAGTGATCGAACAGCAACAAAAAATTGACCAATTACAAACTCAATTAGACAATCATCCCCTTCAACAATGGGATAATCCTGGTCAAATGGTGAAACGCCACAAACAAAGAATAGAATTGCGCGAAAAACTTCACCGTACCCAAATTCAATACCAAAAACACAAATCCAATCAATCCTATTATTGGGATGAATTTCTAAGTTTGATTAAAGTATTACAAGAATTTCAAGCTCTTGAAGAATATACCCCTACTGCTTTAGGACAAGCTGCTGCTACTATTCGCGGAGATAATGAACTATGGCTAGCTTTAGCTTTTCTGTCGGGAGAATTAGAAGTTTTAGAACCTCCTCAACTAGCTGCTGCTGTTTGCGCCCTAATTACAGAAACTCCTCGTGGTGATGTCTGGTGCGACTTTCCGCCACCGCCAGAAGTATTAGAAGCTTTAGGGATTAAAAAACGACAAGATGCTAATAAATCAGCAAAAACTTCAATTTTAAGAGAAATTCGTCCTCATCTGTTCCAAGTTCAACATCGTTATGGAGTAGGTTTACCAATTTGGAGAGAATATGAATTAATTGGACTCGCCCAACAATGGGTATTAGGCATCGAATGGAATGAATTATGTGACAGTACTAATCTGGATGAAGGTGATATTGTCCGAATGCTGCGACGGACTCTAGACGTTCTTTGGCAAATTCCTCAAATGCCTCATGCTTCCTCAACTTTAGTTAATAATGCCCAAGAAGGGATCGCGATGATGAAACGTTTTCCGATTTAA
- a CDS encoding type II toxin-antitoxin system VapC family toxin, with protein sequence MSSCFVLDASAILALLNNESGADRVQFVLEEATCFMSVVNWSEVARKLVSKGQAVKPVAESLQAVGLEFKSFDYSLAVATAQIEAPPLSLGDRACLSLAAKLGAIALSADQIWLTFNTGMTVELIR encoded by the coding sequence ATGAGTAGTTGCTTTGTTCTTGATGCCTCAGCGATTTTAGCACTGCTTAACAATGAGTCAGGGGCAGATCGAGTTCAGTTCGTTTTGGAAGAAGCAACTTGTTTCATGTCAGTTGTTAATTGGTCAGAAGTTGCCCGAAAATTAGTAAGTAAAGGGCAAGCAGTCAAACCAGTAGCTGAAAGTTTGCAGGCTGTTGGGTTAGAGTTCAAAAGTTTTGATTACAGTTTAGCTGTGGCAACGGCTCAAATTGAAGCTCCACCGCTTTCGTTAGGAGACAGAGCGTGTTTATCTTTAGCTGCTAAGTTGGGAGCAATAGCATTAAGCGCAGATCAAATTTGGTTGACTTTTAACACTGGCATGACTGTCGAGTTAATTCGCTAA
- a CDS encoding AbrB/MazE/SpoVT family DNA-binding domain-containing protein, whose protein sequence is MTQTITKVNKQGRIVIPIELRQQLGLVAGSKLIARLEGNRIILEKPDDVFQRLRSTFNSSDSIVEELIAERRAETANE, encoded by the coding sequence ATGACACAAACTATTACTAAAGTCAATAAACAAGGACGGATTGTCATCCCGATTGAATTACGCCAGCAATTAGGGCTGGTAGCAGGATCGAAACTCATTGCAAGGCTAGAAGGAAATCGAATTATTTTAGAAAAACCCGATGATGTCTTTCAACGTCTGCGCTCAACCTTCAATTCGTCAGATTCGATAGTAGAAGAGTTAATTGCAGAGCGAAGGGCTGAGACTGCTAATGAGTAG
- a CDS encoding metal ABC transporter permease, whose translation MRQALVLGFFLGILSAVVGSYLILQQMGMMAGCISHAVLPGISLAFFLNINLSIGAFVAGVLSALVVMIIESRSRIKIDAAMALTLSTFLALGVILITVLGTNQVDLTSLLFGDILGITSADVWQTVIITGVILLLTKLFYKELEFYTFDPLGAKACGLPVNLLYLGLISAITITIVASMQTVGVLLVMSLLVGPAITAYLLVKELHQMMIVGSILGIISIITGMYLSYYFDLPSGAAIVLIICGFFLLGFFFSPSQGLFSSLLTKKRLLNRQQKK comes from the coding sequence ATGCGCCAGGCTTTAGTTCTTGGCTTTTTTTTAGGTATTCTTAGTGCGGTAGTCGGAAGTTACCTCATTTTACAACAAATGGGCATGATGGCTGGTTGCATTTCTCATGCTGTTTTACCTGGAATTTCCCTCGCTTTTTTTCTAAACATTAATTTATCAATTGGGGCATTTGTAGCAGGTGTACTTAGTGCTTTAGTTGTGATGATCATTGAATCGCGATCGCGGATAAAAATTGATGCAGCAATGGCTCTAACGCTTAGTACTTTTTTGGCTTTAGGAGTCATTTTAATTACGGTTTTAGGAACGAATCAAGTTGATTTAACGAGTTTATTATTTGGTGATATTTTAGGCATTACTTCTGCGGATGTTTGGCAAACAGTAATTATTACAGGAGTTATTTTATTATTAACTAAACTTTTTTATAAAGAATTAGAATTTTACACGTTCGATCCTTTGGGGGCAAAAGCCTGTGGTTTACCAGTAAATTTATTATATTTAGGTTTGATTTCTGCTATTACTATTACCATAGTTGCTAGTATGCAAACTGTTGGGGTGTTGTTAGTTATGTCTTTGTTGGTAGGACCTGCAATTACAGCATATTTATTAGTTAAAGAGTTACATCAAATGATGATTGTTGGTTCTATCTTAGGCATAATTTCTATTATCACAGGAATGTATCTAAGCTATTATTTTGATTTGCCTTCTGGGGCAGCGATTGTCTTAATTATTTGTGGTTTTTTCTTATTAGGATTTTTCTTTAGTCCTAGTCAGGGACTTTTTAGTTCTTTATTAACTAAGAAACGTTTACTGAATCGACAGCAGAAAAAATAA
- the thrS gene encoding threonine--tRNA ligase, with protein sequence MVKQPMPTAEESNFIRLPRTSESENLKKIRHTTSHIMAMAVQKLFPKTQVTIGPWTENGFYYDFDSPEPFTDKDLKAIKKEMIKIINQKLPVIREEVSREEAKQRIEKLNEPYKLEILEGIQEPITLYHLGERWWDLCAGPHVESTADINPKAIDLESVAGAYWRGDETKAQLQRIYGTAWETPEQLAEYKRRKEEALRRDHRKLGKELGLFIFADPVGPGLPLWTPKGTILRSQLEDFLKQEQIKRGYLPVVTPHIARIDLFKTSGHWQKYKEDMFPMMAEDEEAAKLEQGFVLKPMNCPFHIQIYKSQLRSYRELPIRLAEFGTVYRYEQSGELGGLTRVRGFTVDDSHLFVTPEQLDDEFLKVVDLILAVFKSLQLKNFKARLSFRDPESDKYIGSDEVWSKAEGAIRRAVQTLEMDYFEAPGEAAFYGPKLDFIFEDVLEREWQLGTVQVDYNLPERFDLEYIAEDGSRKRPVMIHRAPFGSLERLIGILIEEYAGDFPLWLAPTQIRLLPVNDSHMDFVQEITTKMLAAGIRAEADTSRERLGKMIRNAETQKIPVMAVVGDKELEGNALNIRTRVSGELGAIPVAEVINKLTDAISSHSNL encoded by the coding sequence ATGGTTAAACAGCCGATGCCCACCGCAGAAGAATCAAATTTCATTAGATTACCGCGCACAAGTGAATCAGAAAATCTCAAGAAAATCCGCCACACAACCTCCCACATCATGGCAATGGCGGTGCAGAAGCTGTTTCCGAAAACACAAGTAACCATTGGTCCTTGGACAGAAAATGGCTTTTATTACGACTTTGATAGTCCTGAACCTTTTACCGATAAAGATTTAAAAGCAATTAAGAAAGAGATGATCAAGATCATCAATCAAAAATTGCCTGTCATTCGGGAAGAAGTCAGTCGAGAAGAAGCTAAACAGCGTATTGAAAAGTTAAACGAACCTTATAAACTAGAAATACTTGAGGGAATTCAAGAACCGATTACACTTTACCATTTGGGTGAGAGATGGTGGGATTTGTGTGCTGGCCCTCATGTGGAAAGTACCGCAGATATTAATCCCAAAGCCATTGACTTAGAAAGTGTAGCTGGTGCTTATTGGCGTGGAGATGAAACTAAAGCCCAACTACAACGGATCTATGGTACAGCTTGGGAAACTCCCGAACAGTTAGCCGAATATAAACGTCGTAAAGAAGAAGCCTTAAGAAGAGATCATCGTAAGTTAGGTAAGGAATTAGGACTATTTATTTTTGCCGATCCTGTTGGTCCTGGTTTACCTTTATGGACTCCCAAAGGAACAATCTTGCGATCGCAGTTGGAAGATTTTCTCAAACAAGAACAGATCAAACGTGGTTATCTTCCTGTTGTAACACCGCATATTGCCAGAATCGATTTATTTAAAACTTCAGGACACTGGCAAAAATACAAAGAAGATATGTTCCCGATGATGGCAGAAGATGAGGAAGCAGCCAAGCTAGAACAGGGATTTGTCCTCAAACCAATGAACTGTCCTTTTCACATCCAAATTTATAAAAGTCAGTTGCGTTCTTATCGGGAATTACCCATCAGATTAGCTGAGTTTGGAACTGTTTATCGTTATGAACAATCAGGAGAATTAGGCGGTTTAACTAGGGTGAGAGGTTTTACTGTCGATGATTCTCATTTGTTTGTCACTCCTGAACAATTAGATGATGAATTCCTTAAAGTAGTAGATTTAATTCTGGCTGTCTTCAAGAGTTTACAACTGAAGAACTTTAAAGCACGTCTTAGTTTCCGTGATCCTGAATCAGATAAATATATCGGTTCGGATGAAGTTTGGTCAAAAGCCGAAGGCGCAATTCGTCGTGCAGTACAAACCTTGGAGATGGATTATTTTGAAGCACCAGGAGAAGCTGCTTTTTATGGCCCAAAACTAGACTTTATTTTTGAAGATGTTTTAGAACGGGAATGGCAGTTAGGAACAGTACAGGTAGATTATAATCTTCCAGAACGCTTTGATTTAGAATACATTGCGGAAGATGGCTCTCGTAAACGCCCAGTCATGATTCACCGCGCACCTTTTGGTTCTTTAGAAAGGTTGATTGGTATTTTGATTGAAGAATATGCAGGAGACTTTCCTTTGTGGTTAGCACCTACTCAAATTCGTTTACTACCTGTAAACGATAGTCACATGGATTTCGTACAGGAAATAACAACTAAGATGCTAGCAGCAGGAATTAGGGCAGAAGCGGATACCAGTAGGGAACGCCTCGGTAAAATGATCCGTAACGCCGAAACTCAAAAAATTCCTGTAATGGCAGTAGTTGGAGACAAAGAACTTGAAGGAAACGCTTTAAATATACGTACTCGTGTTTCGGGAGAATTAGGAGCAATTCCTGTGGCAGAAGTAATCAATAAGTTAACTGATGCTATCTCTTCTCACAGTAATTTGTAG